The Deltaproteobacteria bacterium genome includes a region encoding these proteins:
- a CDS encoding transposase gives MARPLRIEYAHAHYHVTCRGNDRRKIFSDDDDRRAFLERLRKSLEIYDVRLHAYVLMHNHFHLMVETPGANLSEFMRHFNVAYTSFFNRRHRRTGHLYQGRFKAILFQPDRHLLTLSRYVHMNPVRVLRRRPSVPEQVRQLWLYPWSSLGGYVSARRRESWIHYDAVLAHVRDSRQRYGRFVQDGLEQGVPAPWKAVRGQVVLGDHRFWAAATEHRPEAAGAAPGDTQPRRASRLAPARITAEVADHFQLPPARLRRKRGRCRDQRGLLMELMYRHAGMTQQTIGAYLGGLDYTAVSHERRRVRERMAEDPTLAKDWRDIESRLEDSVGRRDDTDAL, from the coding sequence ATGGCACGGCCTTTACGGATCGAGTACGCGCACGCGCACTACCACGTCACCTGCCGGGGCAACGACCGCCGCAAGATCTTCAGTGACGACGACGACCGTCGGGCCTTTCTCGAACGGTTGCGGAAATCGCTGGAGATCTATGATGTCCGGCTGCATGCCTACGTGCTGATGCACAACCACTTCCACCTGATGGTGGAAACCCCCGGAGCCAACCTCTCCGAGTTCATGCGGCACTTCAACGTTGCGTACACATCCTTCTTCAACCGGCGCCACCGGCGCACGGGTCACCTTTACCAAGGCCGGTTCAAGGCGATCCTGTTCCAGCCCGACAGGCACCTGCTGACGTTGAGCCGGTACGTGCACATGAATCCGGTGCGCGTCCTCCGCCGGCGGCCTTCGGTTCCCGAACAGGTCCGGCAACTGTGGCTGTACCCCTGGAGCAGCCTGGGAGGGTACGTCTCCGCTCGGCGCCGCGAGTCGTGGATTCACTACGACGCGGTGCTCGCGCACGTACGGGACTCGCGGCAGCGCTACGGCCGGTTCGTACAGGACGGCCTGGAGCAGGGCGTGCCGGCTCCGTGGAAAGCCGTACGCGGCCAGGTGGTCCTGGGTGACCACCGCTTCTGGGCCGCCGCCACGGAACACCGGCCGGAGGCCGCCGGGGCGGCTCCAGGAGACACGCAGCCGCGACGCGCTTCGCGCCTGGCGCCCGCGCGGATCACGGCCGAGGTGGCGGACCACTTCCAACTGCCGCCGGCGCGGCTGCGGCGAAAGCGCGGCCGGTGCCGCGACCAGCGCGGCCTGTTGATGGAACTCATGTACCGCCATGCCGGAATGACGCAGCAGACCATCGGCGCGTACTTGGGCGGGCTCGACTACACCGCCGTGAGCCACGAACGGAGGCGCGTCCGTGAACGCATGGCGGAGGACCCCACGTTGGCCAAGGACTGGCGCGACATCGAGTCACGCCTGGAGGACTCCGTTGGGAGACGAGATGACACCGACGCCCTTTAA
- a CDS encoding LLM class flavin-dependent oxidoreductase, producing the protein MKLGLSPLQGTDSFEETIRECERAEEAGFDSVWLGEHHNNPVLYPAPLLGLAAIAARTRRVALGTGVLLLPLYHPMCVAEEGAMVDMISGGRLILGVGAGYAPEEFAAFGLSVKQRGSRLDEGAALLRRLWTETHVTHDGRYFHVKDATIGPRPVQRPAPPIWFGAWTAPAIERAARLGDAWLAGPSAALSELSSCAEAYRQACADLGKTPGEIAAFRYIFVADTTEQALASAGDSFIQAYENMYFRWPHPVIKRPAGDLTIERLAENRIILGDPETCAREITRFRRELGLTHLICRFSVPGISREASMSSLDLFARKVMPALR; encoded by the coding sequence ATGAAACTGGGACTGAGCCCGTTGCAGGGCACCGACAGCTTCGAGGAAACCATCCGGGAATGCGAACGCGCGGAGGAGGCCGGGTTCGATTCGGTCTGGCTCGGCGAGCACCACAACAACCCCGTGCTCTATCCGGCGCCACTCCTGGGCCTGGCGGCCATCGCCGCGCGCACGCGGCGGGTGGCTCTGGGCACCGGCGTGCTGCTGCTGCCGCTCTATCACCCCATGTGCGTGGCCGAGGAGGGCGCCATGGTGGACATGATCTCCGGCGGCCGCCTCATCCTCGGTGTTGGGGCCGGGTATGCGCCCGAGGAGTTCGCCGCCTTCGGCCTGTCCGTGAAGCAGCGCGGCAGCCGCCTCGACGAGGGCGCCGCGCTGCTGCGGCGGCTCTGGACCGAGACCCACGTCACTCACGACGGACGCTACTTCCACGTCAAGGACGCCACGATAGGGCCGCGGCCGGTGCAGCGGCCGGCGCCGCCCATCTGGTTCGGCGCCTGGACCGCCCCGGCCATCGAGCGCGCCGCCCGTCTCGGCGACGCCTGGCTCGCTGGTCCCTCCGCCGCGCTGTCGGAGCTGTCGTCGTGCGCCGAGGCCTACCGCCAAGCGTGCGCCGACCTGGGCAAGACGCCGGGGGAGATTGCCGCCTTCCGCTACATCTTCGTCGCCGACACCACCGAGCAGGCGCTGGCGTCCGCCGGCGATTCCTTCATCCAGGCCTACGAGAACATGTATTTCCGCTGGCCCCACCCGGTGATCAAACGGCCCGCCGGGGACCTCACCATCGAGCGCCTCGCCGAGAACCGCATCATCCTGGGCGATCCGGAAACCTGCGCGCGAGAGATCACGCGCTTTCGGCGGGAGCTGGGGCTCACCCACCTCATCTGCCGCTTCTCCGTCCCCGGCATCTCCCGCGAGGCCTCCATGTCATCCCTCGACCTGTTCGCCCGGAAGGTCATGCCGGCGCTGCGGTGA
- a CDS encoding phosphoribosylanthranilate isomerase yields MPQPIIQIAGIRDEAEARMLLEGGVYRLGFPIGLDVHEEDLSEDEAAEVIGHLGISPRAWLITYRRDPRAVAAMCRRLGCAGVQLHGDAGPDAVRRLKALCPGLQVVKGLVVREGNLADLEGRIRALAAHVDGFITDTFDPNSGASGATGQTHDWGVSRRLVELSPRPVILAGGLTAENVARAIETVRPAGVDVHTGVEDGTGRKDSARVRAFVSNASAAFAALTAV; encoded by the coding sequence ATGCCGCAACCCATCATCCAGATCGCCGGAATCCGGGACGAGGCCGAGGCGCGAATGCTCTTGGAGGGCGGCGTCTACCGGCTCGGCTTTCCCATTGGGCTGGATGTGCACGAGGAGGACCTGTCGGAAGACGAGGCGGCCGAGGTCATCGGCCACCTCGGCATCAGCCCCCGGGCGTGGCTCATCACCTACCGCCGCGACCCGCGCGCCGTGGCCGCCATGTGCCGCCGGCTCGGCTGCGCCGGCGTCCAACTGCACGGCGATGCCGGTCCGGACGCGGTGCGGCGGTTGAAGGCACTATGCCCGGGCCTCCAGGTGGTGAAGGGCCTGGTGGTCCGGGAGGGAAACCTGGCGGATTTGGAGGGGCGTATCCGGGCGTTGGCCGCGCACGTGGACGGTTTCATCACCGATACGTTCGATCCGAACAGTGGCGCGTCCGGGGCCACCGGCCAGACCCATGATTGGGGCGTGAGCCGCCGGCTGGTGGAACTGAGCCCCCGACCTGTCATACTGGCCGGAGGATTGACGGCCGAGAACGTAGCCCGGGCCATCGAAACCGTCAGGCCGGCGGGCGTCGACGTCCACACCGGTGTCGAGGACGGCACCGGCCGCAAGGATTCCGCGCGGGTGCGGGCCTTCGTGTCCAACGCGTCGGCGGCGTTCGCCGCGCTCACGGCGGTCTGA
- a CDS encoding 4Fe-4S dicluster domain-containing protein: MRGTTPRRMQGLADPVLSTMVHDLGLEEVPHYASRSGKVVGYTDRWVENAKFRDGPVNPQRVEVTDRAAMTAQVKAKARELGADLVGICRLTPTMIDLGEEVPHEFVIAACIVEDYHKVLEGADAVEEEAMRVYAACSDLATELAAYVRDLGYPAWAHHNGAREVQAIPVFYQVGFGELGRHGSLINEKYGADFRPGFVTTDLPLDVDEPREFGVQDFCMNCNVCMLNCPGDAIPQEHVVTEGIKRWLIDLEKCYPYSRLRDEYCHLCVDVCPFNVGSHRTTFKTFMKHRKRIGYKTPKY; this comes from the coding sequence ATGCGCGGAACAACACCCAGACGGATGCAGGGACTGGCCGATCCCGTGCTGTCCACCATGGTGCACGATCTCGGTCTGGAAGAGGTACCCCATTACGCCAGCCGATCGGGGAAGGTGGTCGGATACACCGATCGCTGGGTGGAGAACGCCAAGTTCCGCGACGGCCCGGTGAACCCGCAACGGGTAGAGGTGACGGACCGCGCGGCCATGACCGCGCAAGTCAAGGCCAAGGCGCGCGAGCTGGGCGCGGACTTGGTGGGAATCTGCCGGCTCACGCCGACCATGATCGACCTGGGCGAAGAGGTTCCCCACGAGTTCGTCATCGCGGCGTGCATCGTCGAAGACTACCACAAGGTGCTCGAGGGCGCGGACGCGGTGGAGGAAGAGGCCATGCGCGTCTACGCCGCGTGCTCCGACTTGGCCACCGAGCTTGCCGCCTACGTTCGCGACCTGGGGTATCCCGCGTGGGCGCACCACAACGGGGCGCGCGAGGTGCAGGCGATCCCGGTGTTCTACCAGGTGGGGTTCGGCGAGCTGGGCCGGCACGGCAGCCTCATCAACGAGAAGTACGGCGCGGACTTCCGCCCCGGCTTCGTCACCACCGACCTGCCCCTGGACGTGGATGAGCCGCGGGAGTTCGGCGTCCAGGACTTCTGCATGAACTGCAACGTGTGCATGCTGAACTGCCCGGGCGACGCGATCCCGCAGGAGCACGTGGTCACCGAGGGCATCAAGCGCTGGCTCATCGACCTGGAGAAGTGCTACCCCTACTCGCGCCTGCGCGACGAGTACTGTCACCTGTGCGTGGACGTCTGCCCCTTCAACGTCGGCAGCCACCGCACCACCTTCAAGACGTTCATGAAGCACCGCAAGCGCATCGGCTACAAGACCCCGAAGTACTGA
- a CDS encoding prepilin-type N-terminal cleavage/methylation domain-containing protein: MTRLASRLSRQQGFSMIELLVAMLILSTALLGLGRVAIGVIQGNLRSRDHSVSTFLAQDRIENFRGLGSAAVSTTEDYGTLPDFPGFKRVTQVLRDTPEAGLSTVTVTVSWDRDGRSAVLRTLVSQ, encoded by the coding sequence ATGACACGGCTTGCTTCAAGACTTTCGCGGCAGCAAGGCTTTTCCATGATCGAGTTGCTGGTGGCGATGCTGATCCTGTCGACCGCGCTCCTGGGGCTCGGCCGGGTCGCCATCGGAGTGATCCAGGGAAATCTCCGGAGCCGCGACCACAGCGTCTCCACCTTCCTCGCCCAGGATCGCATCGAGAACTTCAGGGGGCTTGGAAGCGCCGCCGTCTCGACCACCGAGGACTACGGCACGCTGCCCGACTTCCCCGGTTTCAAGCGGGTCACCCAAGTCCTGCGCGACACCCCCGAAGCGGGCCTGAGCACCGTCACGGTGACCGTCTCGTGGGATCGGGACGGGCGGTCGGCGGTCCTGCGTACCCTTGTGAGCCAGTGA